The nucleotide window TTTGGTCCATAAATTTAACAACTATTGTTAATTTGGACCCTGAATTTGATGTTACGGACCAAATTGATTGACACACAACAAATTTAAGGACTAATGTGCATCAAATTaggagaaaaattattatagttGTCAAAATCAAGGATCAAATTGACAGATTCTTAATATTAGGGGCTAAAATGGCCAAcagttattaatataaaaaactaaaatttcctTGTCATaatttcaaggactaaaatgactaatatatgtaatttcaatgactaattttaataatttactcaaccatttgaatagaaataatttcaaaattgggTTGtcatatttctaataaaaaacttgagcttgttaaataattatttcttttcaaacaaTTACACATTTAGGGTTTTTAAGActtacataattttatattaagaaatatGTATGTTGTATATATTGTGTATGACTTGCAGagttgtaaattaaaaattatgcaagCCACATATGACATATAAGATTTAAATAACttttggtttttatatttttttaaaaacttactaattatctaattaaagaaataatctaggaaaattgtATATTATGGACACGACTCATGGTATAATGAAGGTTTAGGTTGTCATTTTTCCTGTGTACAACTtttgtaatataatataaataataaaatttaaatatttcaactatgacttgtataaaatatatttttcacaatATTCATTAATACCAACTCTGACTTATCATTACCAATCCACAGATGATACGAAGGACTTActctaatttaataataaatccaAGTCTGATAAAATTGAACATGAACTGTACCAATATGGTAAAAAAAAGCCAGCTATGTTCTATTAGACATAGCAAAATCATTGAAAATGTTCATAAACATCATGGCACCATGTAATTGAACtttattaatgttaattatCATCTACATAATCTCCAAGCAGATCCCTTATCtgaaagaaatataaaactAGCAAGTTAATGCATggatacttttaaattttacattaattttaaaatatagtagAAACATATCAATATTGTTAAACAATGGTGAAATTACATATCTTAAGATAAGTATAATGAGAAACTTATCCATTGCAAATattaagaattatattttattagatagGAATAGATTAaacagataattttttttaaaattaaaaaggaaattacaaaaatagtttttttgaaTCAAAACACATTATCTCTATGTCTATTAATTTGATATGGTGtgttaaaattcaaaaactagAAAACTAAATTCAAATAGAAATTTAACTAAGTTTAagcaataatatttaataatataaaatattttttaaaaatgggaGATACTTGATTTAAGAGAAGCCATATGGCTTTCAGAGAAAGAAAGTGACTCCTAAAAGTTCTCTTTTTCAATAATAAGTACTCAGATGTCAGATTTATAATTGGATGGACTCCATTACATATGGGTTACCCAAGATAAATTCAATCTATTCTATTTTTTGCAATCAATTCTCAATTTGTATACAAAAGGAAAAGCAAAACAAGGTTATTTCCTTGGAAGGTTATAAGGAGGATTTTATTGAATGAACAAAGGAAGAGTTGAAGTTCAAAATAGAAATTCTGGTTAACATTATTCGGCTGGAGCTTCATGTGGTCatcaattaagtttcaaaataatataccTTCCAAagatatcataaatttatttaaacaagtGTTCACCCTCCCTCTAtctgtcccccccccccctctttttCTAGTCCTCGTATATTCCTCCTTATATAATGCCTATTTACCCAATCTCATTTCCTTAACATCTTAAAGCATTTGTTCATTgacaaatgaaaaagtaatttatcattataaatataacTCCTTATCATCCTATAACTCTGATTAACCATAAATTTTTCACACAATAAAAACTCCAGCTGTGGCTACCCACATATCAACAAATTCTTTATATTCTATTCACCAACATTGCATGCAAATATTGTTTAGATGATTATGGCAATAAAGAGGAATTGACTAAACCACCCACCAAGGCACTGAACCCAAAGTCATAACATAAATTGTATGTACACAATTCAAGGTACATCAAACATTTGAAAATGATCCTTCATTCCTCTAAATATGCAatactcttacaatttgaagtACTGccttatcttaaaaaaaaaataatgagccTTAATTTCTCTAATGTTCATTGCTCCTAGTAAACTTCAGTCTATAAGATTTCATTAAAAGATGATTACGATTTAAGGACAAATATTATCCACTATTTTGACATGCCCTGctctatgaaaattttaaatctataaCGAGACTAGTAAGATTGAGATAGGCCAACGATATATTAAGTATACACAATTGCTATTTAGAATGATATAGTAGCAACAAATTTTCAACCATCATTGCTTACCGTTTGTGAAGGTGGCAGATTGGTTGTCCCTTCAAGATCAGTTGTAGTGTCCACTGGACGAGTGggataatttacaattttctcTCCAAGTTGGCAGGGTACAAGTGCACTGAGCATGATTTTACAGAAATGTTcagttaaagaaaataaacattggtggaaTAGTGCTTCATGAGGacaagaacaatttttttttatagaacacAAAATAACTGCACGaacatttttgtttataaatcttccaaaacaaaattttaaataaattagaaataatcAAGAATGATAGGAACAGGTCTTATCCATtgaatttaagaataaaagccAACCCAGAATAACCAACAATGGGAAGGCAGAATCTTACTTTCGTCCAGGTAATGGTTCAATTTTGAAATACCTGGCAAACAGAGCATAAGGATGCTTGTCAGATAACAGCTGAACTACAAAAACGGAACTAATataaccaaaagtcacaatgcACAGTCCTTAACTATATTGATACAACAAGATAGCAACCACATCATTTTCAGTGCACCATAGGCAATATATCAAGAAATAGAACATACATGGGGGAAAACGTAAAACTAAGTGAAGATTTCAGTAAACATTGAAAAACCAATaacttaaaaaacttaaaatcataCTTTTCAAGGTTAGACACACATAATAGACACAAGAACAAAGGAGAAGAGAAGGAGTCCTACTCATGCTCCAAAGCTTGTGCTGCTGTTAAACGCTTACGAGGATCATATCTGCACATAAATACACAATCCATTATTAAATGTAAAAACATTAATGTGCCTTCATTGTAAAGCATAAGCTTTTGGGTCTATAACATACTATTAGAGCCTCTATGATCAAGTGGCCTAGAGTTCAATCATTGCTGCCTccattcttataaataaaaaagttgaaacTAAGTATAAGGTAGGTGGGCTTGTGCATGACCCACTTCATATCCAAAAGATTTGTTTGGAAAgtgttaaatataaaaatactcaTGACTTTTCTCTAAAAGCTAAGCTTTGGGGATGGTTGATTTATCctatcattttaaaaagaaaaggagaaggaaaaaggggggggggggggggggggggggattttgtgtgaaattatgAGGTTTTAGGTAAAGGGAGGAAAAGGAGATGAAAGATATTGAATACCCTAAAATTGATATTGACTTGATATGTTATGATGAGTTGTATATGTTACAAAAGACATACAGCACTAACATTTATTCATACTAATACTATAttataatcttaattaaataaagaaacaaatcatCAAATATAAGGAAATATGGAAACTAATCCTCAAAGATAATTTCAGATGCTGTAAATTATTGTAAGATGCTGGAAGGCACCCGCCTTAGTTGCAACTTCTTTGAGGACTGCCTTAATTGCAACCTCAAGAGCGGTGTTTAGTCTTATATCAACTAAACATATGGCTTAAATAGAGCTTATAAAGCTTAATAGTCTCACCTTACAAGTCAGTTTTATGGGATTGAATTAGGTCCTTAGCCCAAATTCTAAGATAGTATCAGAGTCTATCTTAGATATATTATTGGGCCACTTGCATTGCCACACTCCAAGCTAGCAGCCCAGAGCATGGGGAAGAGTGTTAGAAAGTCGCCTTGATAGTGGTCACCCTTAGCACGCCTTAGTTGTGGCCTCTTTGAGGGCTGCCTTAATTGCAACCTCAAGGGTAGTGTTTAGTCTCACATCAACTAGAGATATGGCTTAAATAGAGCTTATAAAAGTTTGAGCAGTCATCACCTTACAAGTCAGGTTTGTAGGGTACAGTTAGGTCCTTAATCCAAATTCTAAGACATATCTAGGGTAGTAGAATGGGCCTTTAAATTCATTCTCAATATCAACAAATTCCTAGAATCTGGATGCTAAATTGATTTATGGTTCACATGGTGAATAATTTACACTAAAAGCATCTGCATCACAGCATTTCACAATTAGGATAATTACCATGTAGATTATTCAACAGATTGACTAGTGtatcaacaagaaaaaaaaacccattcAAATAACATACAAAGCAGGAAGAGATAGACTGAGGTTGAAACTGAAAAACTAGAGATCATGACCATTAAATCAACAAAAAGTTAGCAGGGGTAATAGGTGATAATGATATAGTTACaagtaaaagtaataaaatctcAGGCCCATATTTTACGTATCAATGCCTGGGCAAAGAAAGGAAATGTTGTGACCCATTTATCCACCCTATCACTATTTAGGAGGGAGTGTCAATACAAACCACAAGTATATAAAAGTGATTGTACTGCACCTTGAGTTCAATTTTGGATTACTCAAATGGAAAATGGAacacatcatttttcattttctgtatgggcatagcaaaaataaaattttaaaaatgtaagaaggaaaatacttaCTCAAGCATCTTTGACAAGAGGTCATATGCAGGGCTTTTTGGAGACAGGTGTACAACATTATAGAGACCGGCATTGTCACTTTACACacataagaaagaaaatccgtTAATTTCACGgtagaaaaaaatcaaattaattttaaaattcaaagagTAATAGGTTAGTAAAGGAGGAAGTAAGGAAGGACTACATACTAAAGGAAAAGATGATCCCTACATATAATTGTATAATCacataaataatgaaaattggTAGCATCACCTACAATAGTATCAAAAGATCTTACTATTTGTGTCCTTGTATATGTTGCACATCTTGTTGCCAATGTGGAAGACTTGCTAAGGAAGGCCACTTTTCTAATGTGGGATGGCCTGGCACAGTAACAATGTCCTGTGATATAGCTCTAGAATATTCATCAACAGAATGAATGTCCAGCAgcagggaaaaagaaaaactctaagcaaataaATTACCTAAAACCTTAAATATCTTGTCAAGTTGGTCAAGCTGCATAGAGAGAACAACAATTATACAAAATCCAAAAGGCGAAGACTacactaatataaaaattacttcaaCACCAACCTAAAGAAAACTAAATCAACGGCACAGAATTCAACTACAGAACCAGAAAGCTATAAGTTATTGCATCAAGTACCTGAAAGGGATTTGATGTAGCTTTGACTTCTGCCCCTTGAAATAGTGGCTTCAAGGTCAACAACTCAGCAAAAATGCATCCCATAGCCCACATATCTAAATGTATATTTAAGGAAAAATGATCGAGTACTGGACCACTTTTAGAATAGTGAGAAAATGCTACAGACACATTCAGTTACTATACACTATAGACAAGTTTAATTGTGGATTATGTGTACCATAGTGGAAGCTTCCCCCAACATCCAAATggataaattaatatgtaaatattatgTCAATCTTGTGGACATCTCATTTAAGCAGGTGTCAGCAAAAACATGGCTCATTTAAGCAGGTGTTTCAAGTCAAACTGGGGATAACAGAACCAAAAAACATGTAACTATGAAGCTAACTATGCCACAGCACAGCAATTCCTTGACTGGCAAAtatgaatgaaacaaaaaagaaaatcaccttGATACCCAACACATAAAGAAAGTAAAGCTTTAATAAAAGGATACCAACAGCACTGGTATAATGTTTTGCTCCAAGAAGCAACTCAGGTGCACGATACCAAATGGTTACAACAACCTGCATGTTAGTATCTCTTATATTCAAGAAACCAATAATCAAATGAGAGCAAACAATGTTTAAGCAACCCATGTGTGCGGAATCAAAACACTAGAGAACGCTAGCAGACAAGGTAGTTCAAGAAGGTAAACTTCAAACCAACATATCCATCATTCTGCTTGTGAAAGAAAGCTGGGATAGTATGCACCTCTATTCTAAGGATTTCCTGTCTACATTATATACTTAGCCAGACTTTGGTTTCTTAGATCCTAAGATTTAATGTGTGTGCAAGTGCACATGCAGGTCAAGATTTCTTACATATATCAATGACACAACAGATATAAAACATgttgatgaaaatgaaaaaatgccTCGTATGGTCATATCCAGACCAGATAAGGCGTTTAGGCCAAATAGGTAGTTGTCTAAGGTCcccaatcatttttaaaaaaagttatacatttaaaaaattatatattgttaatttaaattattagtgATAAGTGTAACACATCACAAATTCAATTGAAgattcttttcatatttttttattttatgtacatATTAGGttaatttatttcttctatTGAGAGCCAatttgaacaaaatttagaatatatacTTTATTTCTATTTGACTCagagatttcaatttttttttttgggggggggagGGTCTTGTAAAATCAGGGACTATCATGATCAACGTTTACAGTGTTTCTCTAGATGCATCgcatataaaataagtttagcAAAATTGATTAAATCCTATTGGAGATTAACTATGTTGCAAAATAGATTAAATGTATTAAACCATATTATCTATTGATAATgagattttaaaattacttcattttaacattttgactaataatttattatattaaactaGGCCTAAGTACCTATCTTCGATTCCtacaaatcaaaaaataaaaactaggcctcaaatataaattttgctTAACAATTCTAGACGCAGCCTGAGTCATACCCCATTGTCAGATAACGGCTTCAGAGGAGCTTGATATATCCTCGCAAGTCCAAAGTCAGCAATCTTAACAACTCCATGTTCCTCTCCTTCACCCATAACCTGGCCAAAGAAAgttcaatcaacaaaaaaaacaaagtacactaatcaaaacttgagaaacaaagttgAAATTTCGAAATACTAACGACTATAGCTAGCATTAAAAGAACGAGTCAGTGTACAGCGGCAAGGAGGCAGCCAAAACCATACCAATATATTCGATGGCTTCAAATCACGATGTATCATCCAATTACTAcgcaaccaaaaaaaaatgcaaaatattatatctatttacaaaaggaacactcaaaaaaaaaaaaaaaatacgagTGATGTTCAAATTCAGTTAATAATTCAGACCTGTGCAGATAGCTTAGTCCATTGAGCAACTGCCAGAGCAAAGACTTAACAGTGTACTGATTAATGGAATGGTTGAGTTTGTCCCTGTGATGCCTAATAATTTCCTGCCA belongs to Glycine soja cultivar W05 chromosome 5, ASM419377v2, whole genome shotgun sequence and includes:
- the LOC114413255 gene encoding cyclin-dependent kinase E-1-like; this encodes MGDGSGSRWSRAEWVQQYDLLGKIGEGTYGLVFLARTKSPVGTPSKSIAIKKFKQSKDGDGVSPTAIREIMLLREITHENVVKLVNVHINHADMSLYLAFDYAEHDLYEIIRHHRDKLNHSINQYTVKSLLWQLLNGLSYLHSNWMIHRDLKPSNILVMGEGEEHGVVKIADFGLARIYQAPLKPLSDNGVVVTIWYRAPELLLGAKHYTSAVDMWAMGCIFAELLTLKPLFQGAEVKATSNPFQLDQLDKIFKVLGHPTLEKWPSLASLPHWQQDVQHIQGHKYDNAGLYNVVHLSPKSPAYDLLSKMLEYDPRKRLTAAQALEHEYFKIEPLPGRNALVPCQLGEKIVNYPTRPVDTTTDLEGTTNLPPSQTVNAVSGSMPGPHGSNRSVPRPMNVVGMQRLPPQAMAAYNLSSQAAMGDGMNPGDISKHRGVPQAHQPQQLRRKEQMGMPGYPAQQKSRRL